A genome region from Oncorhynchus masou masou isolate Uvic2021 chromosome 14, UVic_Omas_1.1, whole genome shotgun sequence includes the following:
- the LOC135554693 gene encoding transcription factor Sox-8-like, producing MLKMTAEHDKSISDPPCSPAGTTSSMSQDDSDSDAPSSPTGSDGSLLAGIGKKLDGEDDDRFPACIRDAVSQVLKGYDWSLVPMPVRGNGSLKNKPHVKRPMNAFMVWAQAARRKLADQYPHLHNAELSKTLGKLWRLLSENEKRPFVEEAERLRVQHKKDHPDYKYQPRRRKSVKPGQSDSDSGAELGNHMYKAEPGLLAGIADGHHHPEHAGQPHGPPTPPTTPKTDLHHGGKLDMKHEGRRLLDSGRQNIDFSNVDISELSTDVISNMEAFDVHEFDQYLPLNGHASTAGAGVDHHGHHGPNPASGAISYTSYSHATANGAVWSRKSATMSASSSTSSEVVPQHRAHIKTEQLSPSHYSGDSHSHSSPSHSDYSHSYTAQTCVTSSAAAAAASFSSSQCDYTDLQSSNYYNPYSGYPSSLYQYPYFHSSRRAYHGSPILNSLSIPPTHSPPTSNWDQPVYTTLSRP from the exons ATGTTAAAAATGACCGCAGAGCATGACAAGTCCATCAGCGACCCACCGTGTAGCCCGGCGGGGACTACGAGCTCCATGTCGCAGGATGATTCCGACTCGGATGCGCCCTCGTCTCCAACGGGATCAGATGGATCACTCCTCGCTGGTATAGGAAAGAAACTGGACGGCGAGGATGATGACCGATTCCCAGCCTGCATACGTGACGCGGTGTCGCAGGTTCTCAAGGGATATGACTGGTCCCTCGTTCCCATGCCCGTTCGGGGAAATGGCTCGCTGAAAAATAAACCCCATGTCAAAAGACCGATGAACGCGTTCATGGTGTGGGCGCAAGCGGCGCGCAGAAAGCTCGCGGACCAATACCCTCATCTGCACAATGCGGAACTGAGCAAGACTTTGGGGAAGCTATGGCG CTTACTCTCAGAGAATGAGAAGCGGCCATTTGTGGAGGAAGCGGAGAGACTTCGGGTGCAGCACAAAAAAGACCATCCCGACTACAAGTACCAGCCTCGGCGTCGGAAGAGTGTGAAACCTGGTCAGAGTGACTCCGACTCTGGTGCAGAGCTGGGGAATCACATGTACAAGGCTGAACCAGGATTGTTGGCAGGCATAGCTGATGGACACCACCACCCTGAACATGCAG GCCAACCCCACGGTCCACCCacaccccccaccacccccaaaaCGGACCTTCACCACGGGGGCAAACTGGACATGAAGCACGAGGGACGGCGCCTGCTGGACAGCGGCCGACAGAACATCGACTTCAGCAACGTGGACATCTCCGAGCTCAGCACCGACGTCATCAGCAACATGGAGGCCTTCGACGTGCATGAGTTTGACCAGTATCTACCGCTCAACGGCCACGCCTCCACCGCTGGCGCAGGCGTGGACCACCACGGCCACCATGGACCAAACCCTGCATCTGGTGCTATCTCGTATACATCATACAGCCACGCCACAGCGAACGGTGCCGTTTGGAGCCGCAAGAGTGCCACCATGTCTGCCTCTTCCTCAACTTCTAGCGAGGTGGTCCCACAGCACCGGGCCCACATCAAGACGGAGCAGCTGAGCCCCAGCCACTACAGCGGCGACAGTCACTCCCACAGCTCCCCCTCCCACTCAGATTACTCCCACTCCTACACAGCCCAGACCTGCGTGACGTCATCCGCAGCTGCAGCTGCAGCCTCCTTCTCCAGTTCTCAGTGTGACTATACAGACCTCCAGAGTTCCAACTATTACAACCCCTACTCAGGCTACCCTTCCAGCCTGTACCAGTACCCTTACTTTCACTCCTCCAGAAGGGCGTACCACGGGAGCCCCATCCTCAACAGTTTGTCCATTCCCCCCACCCACAGTCCTCCCACCTCCAACTGGGACCAGCCGGTGTACACCACCCTATCCAGACCGTAG